The following coding sequences are from one Salvia hispanica cultivar TCC Black 2014 chromosome 3, UniMelb_Shisp_WGS_1.0, whole genome shotgun sequence window:
- the LOC125211390 gene encoding probable cysteine protease RD19D — MKGGGLTYAACLAAVATLLTCALSLHADPDFDPKILQVTGNRRNHHLLGTAGEHQFKSFIQEHGKEYSTRAEYLHRLGVFAENLVRAAEHQVLDPTAKHGVTQFSDLSPEEFEGMYMGVRGGSAQPSENGVAAEEIEAEDLPESFDWREKGAVTDVKMQGSCGSCWAFSTTGAIEGANFIATGKLLNLSEQQLVDCDHACDAKEKKACDNGCSGGLMTNAYKYLIEAGGIEEETSYPYTGKRGECKFQPNSVAVKVANFTTIPMNENQIAAYMVHHGPLAVGLNAVFMQTYIGGVSCPLICGKKWINHGVLLVGYGSKGYSILRFGYQPYWIIKNSWGKRWGEHGYYKLCRGHGMCGMNTMVSAVMTS; from the exons atgaaaggaGGAGGACTAACGTACGCAGCGTGTCTCGCAGCCGTAGCCACACTCTTAACCTGCGCACTCAGCCTCCACGCCGACCCCGATTTCGACCCCAAGATCCTCCAGGTCACCGGGAACCGCCGCAACCACCACCTCCTCGGCACGGCGGGTGAGCACCAGTTCAAGAGCTTCATCCAGGAGCACGGGAAGGAGTACTCCACTCGCGCCGAGTACCTCCACCGCCTCGGCGTCTTCGCCGAGAACTTGGTGAGGGCGGCGGAGCACCAGGTTCTGGACCCCACCGCCAAGCACGGCGTCACGCAGTTTTCTGATCTCTCGCCGGAGGAATTCGAGGGCATGTACATGGGGGTGAGAGGCGGCTCCGCGCAGCCATCGGAGAATGGAGTGGCTGCGGAGGAGATCGAGGCGGAGGACTTGCCGGAGAGCTTtgattggagagagaaaggggcTGTTACTGATGTTAAGATGCAG GGCAGTTGTGGTTCTTGTTGGGCATTTAGCACAACTGGAGCCATCGAAGGAGCAAATTTCATTGCAACTGGGAAGCTTTTAAATCTTAGCGAGCAACAGCTGGTTGACTGCGATCATGCG TGTGATGCCAAGGAAAAGAAAGCTTGTGATAATGGATGCTCGGGTGGCTTAATGACGAATGCCTACAAGTACTTGATTGAGGCCGGAGGCATAGAGGAAGAGACTTCGTACCCTTATACTGGGAAACGCGGGGAATGCAAATTCCAACCCAACAGTGTAGCTGTGAAAGTTGCAAATTTCACCACAATTCCGATGAATGAGAATCAGATCGCTGCCTACATGGTCCATCACGGCCCCCTCGCAG TGGGGCTGAATGCGGTTTTCATGCAAACATACATTGGTGGTGTGTCGTGCCCGCTTATTTGTGGCAAGAAATGGATCAATCATGGTGTGCTTCTGGTGGGGTATGGGTCGAAAGGCTACTCCATCTTGCGATTCGGGTACCAACCGTACTGGATCATCAAGAACTCGTGGGGGAAGCGGTGGGGAGAGCATGGGTACTACAAGCTATGCCGCGGTCACGGTATGTGTGGGATGAACACAATGGTTTCAGCCGTTATGACCTCCTAG
- the LOC125212054 gene encoding uncharacterized protein LOC125212054 isoform X2 gives MLLHVYHQDMTEVNGRASHCNENRCLQPSTSRNEQKKAADNSPDTSRFVNHASIEWEESRRKWTGDISQGPRGMQNDPIISWSTTYEDLLSTNDPFPKPIPLPEMVDFLVDTWHDEGLFD, from the exons ATGCTGCTGCATGTTTATCATCAAG ACATGACAGAAGTTAATGGTAGAGCTTCCCATTGCAATGAAAACAGATGTTTGCAACCTTCAACGTCTCGTAATGAACAGAAAAAGGCAGCAGATAACAGCCCAGACACTTCTCGATTCGTTAATCATG CTTCGATTGAATGGGAAGAGAGCAGAAGGAAATGGACTGGAGATATATCTCAGGGGCCTCGTGGAATGCAAAATGATCCAATTATAAG CTGGTCAACGACGTATGAAGACTTGCTCTCGACCAATGACCCTTTCCCTAAGCCAATTCCTTTACCT GAGATGGTAGATTTTTTGGTTGATACCTGGCATGATGAGGGGCTTTTTGATTAG
- the LOC125212054 gene encoding uncharacterized protein LOC125212054 isoform X4 gives MLLHVYHQGTEIYFGIWEFVHMKEILTICPLLQDMTEVNGRASHCNENRCLQPSTSRNEQKKAADNSPDTSRFVNHASIEWEESRRKWTGDISQGPRGMQNDPIIR, from the exons ATGCTGCTGCATGTTTATCATCAAGGAActgaaatttattttggaatttggGAGTTTGTACATATGAAAGAAATTTTGACCATTTGCCCTCTCCTTCAAG ACATGACAGAAGTTAATGGTAGAGCTTCCCATTGCAATGAAAACAGATGTTTGCAACCTTCAACGTCTCGTAATGAACAGAAAAAGGCAGCAGATAACAGCCCAGACACTTCTCGATTCGTTAATCATG CTTCGATTGAATGGGAAGAGAGCAGAAGGAAATGGACTGGAGATATATCTCAGGGGCCTCGTGGAATGCAAAATGATCCAATTATAAG ATGA
- the LOC125212054 gene encoding uncharacterized protein LOC125212054 isoform X1, protein MKEILTICPLLQDMTEVNGRASHCNENRCLQPSTSRNEQKKAADNSPDTSRFVNHASIEWEESRRKWTGDISQGPRGMQNDPIISWSTTYEDLLSTNDPFPKPIPLPEMVDFLVDTWHDEGLFD, encoded by the exons ATGAAAGAAATTTTGACCATTTGCCCTCTCCTTCAAG ACATGACAGAAGTTAATGGTAGAGCTTCCCATTGCAATGAAAACAGATGTTTGCAACCTTCAACGTCTCGTAATGAACAGAAAAAGGCAGCAGATAACAGCCCAGACACTTCTCGATTCGTTAATCATG CTTCGATTGAATGGGAAGAGAGCAGAAGGAAATGGACTGGAGATATATCTCAGGGGCCTCGTGGAATGCAAAATGATCCAATTATAAG CTGGTCAACGACGTATGAAGACTTGCTCTCGACCAATGACCCTTTCCCTAAGCCAATTCCTTTACCT GAGATGGTAGATTTTTTGGTTGATACCTGGCATGATGAGGGGCTTTTTGATTAG
- the LOC125212054 gene encoding uncharacterized protein LOC125212054 isoform X3 — MTEVNGRASHCNENRCLQPSTSRNEQKKAADNSPDTSRFVNHASIEWEESRRKWTGDISQGPRGMQNDPIISWSTTYEDLLSTNDPFPKPIPLPEMVDFLVDTWHDEGLFD; from the exons ATGACAGAAGTTAATGGTAGAGCTTCCCATTGCAATGAAAACAGATGTTTGCAACCTTCAACGTCTCGTAATGAACAGAAAAAGGCAGCAGATAACAGCCCAGACACTTCTCGATTCGTTAATCATG CTTCGATTGAATGGGAAGAGAGCAGAAGGAAATGGACTGGAGATATATCTCAGGGGCCTCGTGGAATGCAAAATGATCCAATTATAAG CTGGTCAACGACGTATGAAGACTTGCTCTCGACCAATGACCCTTTCCCTAAGCCAATTCCTTTACCT GAGATGGTAGATTTTTTGGTTGATACCTGGCATGATGAGGGGCTTTTTGATTAG
- the LOC125214381 gene encoding serine carboxypeptidase-like → MISSSQSFLSIVVVVLVLFSPIASVVGLLRPPPNLSMISVERLIHDLNLFPNHPINIIDDEVASPDAARLVERRFRFPNSVDPIAAEELGHHAGYYKIEHSHAARMFYFFFESRNSTTDPVVIWLTGGPGCSSEMALFYENGPFTIADNLTLVRNEYGWDQVSNIIFVDQPIGTGFSYSSDKRDIRHNEHDVSDDLYDFIQAFFTEHPELANNDFFITGESYAGHYIPAFAGRVHRGNKEGEGIHVNLKGFAMGNGLTDPGIQYAAYADYALDMGILTQSEHDRINKVLPLCEAAIKLCGTDGTLSCMAAYFVCNTIFSSIISHAGDVNYYDIRKKCIGSLCYDFSNLEKFLNEKPVRTALGVGDIEFVSCSPTVYQAMLMDWMRNLETGIPALLEDGIKMLVYAGEYDLICNWLGNSRWVHAMQWSGQNDFESSPEVPFQVDGSDAGLLTSYGPLSFLKVHDAGHMVPMDQPKAALEMLKRWMKGSLSQLTAEQDNLVSSM, encoded by the exons ATGATTTCGTCTTCTCAAAGCTTCCTCTCTATCGTCGTCGTCGTCCTCGTCCTCTTCTCGCCGATCGCCTCCGTCGTCGGGCTGCTCCGTCCGCCGCCGAATCTGTCAATGATTTCGGTTGAGCGGCTGATTCACGACCTCAATTTGTTCCCGAACCATCCGATCAACATCATCGACGATGAGGTTGCTTCTCCCGACGCTGCGAGGCTGGTGGAGAGGCGATTTAGGTTTCCGAATTCGGTGGATCCCATCGCAGCTGAGGAACTAGGTCACCATGCCGGTTACTATAAGATTGAGCATTCTCATGCCGCCAG GATGTTTTACTTCTTCTTTGAGTCTCGTAATAGCACCACAGATCCTGTTGTCATCTGGTTGACTGGTGGGCCAGGTTGTAGCAGTGAGATGGCTCTTTTCTACGAAAATGGCCCCTTCACTATTGCTGATAATCTAACTCTTGTGAGAAATGAGTATGGGTGGGACCAG GTTTCGAATATTATATTTGTTGACCAACCTATTGGAACTGGATTTAGCTATAGTTCTGATAAACGTGACATTCGCCATAATGAACATGATGTCAGCGATGACCTATATGACTTTATACAG GCATTCTTTACGGAGCATCCTGAACTAgcaaataatgattttttcatTACTGGAGAGTCATATGCTGGACATTATATTCCTGCTTTTGCTGGTCGCGTCCACCGTGGAAACAAAGAAGGGGAAGGAATTCATGTGAATCTGAAG GGATTTGCAATGGGAAATGGTCTAACGGATCCAGGAATCCAGTATGCTGCATATGCTGATTATGCTCTTGATATGGGAATACTTACGCAATCTGAGCATGATCGTATCAACAAAGTGCTTCCACTATGTGAAGCAGCGATCAAGCTCTGTG GCACTGATGGAACTTTATCTTGCATGGCGGCCTATTTTGTTTGCAACACAATATTCAGTTCAATTATCTCACATGCTGGCGATGTGAAT TATTATGATATCAGAAAGAAGTGTATAGGCAGTCTATGCTACGACTTCTCAAACTTGGAGAAGTTCCTCAATGAAAAACCTGTGAGGACAGCGCTTGGAGTTGGAGATATAGAGTTTGTCTCGTGCAGTCCTACTGTTTACCAGGCAATGCTCATGGACTGGATGAGAAATCTTGAAACTGGTATCCCTGCTCTTCTTGAGGATGGAATAAAGATGCTGGTGTATGCTGGAGAATATGATTTGATCTGCAACTGGCTTG GTAATTCAAGATGGGTACATGCAATGCAGTGGAGTGGTCAGAATGACTTTGAATCATCCCCCGAAGTCCCTTTTCAAGTTGATGGTTCCGATGCAGGATTGTTGACAAGTTATGGTCCTCTGAGTTTCTTAAAG GTACATGATGCTGGACACATGGTTCCTATGGATCAGCCTAAAGCCGCACTAGAGATGCTGAAGAGGTGGATGAAGGGGTCACTCTCACAACTGACTGCCGAACAGGATAATCTGGTTTCTTCGATGTGA